A DNA window from Onthophagus taurus isolate NC chromosome 1, IU_Otau_3.0, whole genome shotgun sequence contains the following coding sequences:
- the LOC139429533 gene encoding uncharacterized protein: MSTQKLNIYREPIVDNSIAREEVHSYHPSTNSFQNNDIFTIELNQEDVLFSFFESYIRIEGDYKEKLNDPTDTIQLTHNLPTYLFEYIAFEHNGTEIERVREPGLTSLIRTLLQQNEVKCKSLEIAGLKWPPEGNLPTVSVNKDFTFQIPLSHIFGLFRDYNHVMRGRFKFRFVRSRTDSNCYKSTSKADSSTAEFTVKTVTLLAKHVYPSPSIKMKLLDGLNKNANIPVPFRKWSFYELPSMRKGNKEIWSVTSTTNRGRPQYVIVAFQTNRKDQPNSDCTLFDHLNIIDLKVYLNSYCYPFESMNLEFAKENYVELYKMYTEFQPYIWETSRKQPIMDFASFKKRPLFVVDTTKNNDEEAAPSASCEVRIEIQSGKDFPPDTKAYCILLQESMYTYKPLSGEVSVIIN; this comes from the coding sequence ATGTCCacacaaaagttaaatatatacCGCGAACCCATCGTGGATAATTCGATCGCTAGAGAAGAAGTGCATAGTTATCATCCATCcacaaattcttttcaaaacaATGATATATTCACCATTGAACTGAACCAAgaagatgttttattttcgttcTTCGAAAGTTATATACGTATTGAGGGggattacaaagaaaaattaaacgatcCAACTGATACCATCCAACTAACGCAcaacttaccaacatatcTATTTGAGTATATCGCATTTGAGCATAACGGTACTGAAATCGAACGGGTACGTGAACCTGGTTTAACATCATTGATTCGAACTCTACTTCAGCAAAACGAAGTGAAATGCAAATCTTTAGAAATAGCTGGTTTAAAATGGCCACCCGAAGGAAATTTGCCTACAGTTAGTGTGAACAAGGATTTCACGTTTCAAATCCCATTAAGTCATATTTTCGGATTATTTAGAGACTATAATCACGTTATGAGAGgtcgttttaaatttagatttgttAGAAGTCGTACAGACTCCAATTGTTATAAATCTACATCAAAAGCCGATTCTAGCACCGCAGAGTTTACTGTAAAAACGGTTACATTGTTGGCGAAACATGTGTACCCAAGCCCATCTATAAAGATGAAGCTGTTAgatggtttaaataaaaacgcaAACATTCCCGTACCGTTTCGGAAGTGGTCTTTTTATGAGCTGCCTTCAATGAGAAAGGGAAATAAAGAGATTTGGTCGGTCACGTCAACAACTAACAGAGGTAGACCTCAATACGTTATAGTTGCATTCCAAACCAATCGAAAGGATCAGCCGAATTCAGATTGTACACTTTTCGATCACTTGAACATTATAGATCTTAAAGTATATCTAAACTCATACTGCTATCCATTCGAGTCGATGAATTTGGAGTTTGCGAAAGAAAATTATGTTGAActatataaaatgtatacCGAATTTCAACCGTATATTTGGGAAACATCTCGAAAACAACCGATTATGGATTTCGCAAGCTTTAAAAAGAGACCTTTATTCGTGGTGGATACCACTAAGAATAACGATGAAGAAGCCGCTCCATCCGCATCATGTGAGGTGCGCATCGAAATTCAAAGCGGTAAAGATTTTCCGCCTGATACAAAAGCATACTGTATACTACTTCAAGAATCCATGTATACGTACAAGCCTTTGAGTGGGGAGGTATctgtaattataaattaa